One genomic segment of Deinococcus radiopugnans ATCC 19172 includes these proteins:
- a CDS encoding amino acid ABC transporter permease: MDSEQFQLILQSAWASVPALLVGARLTIGFALAAMVLGLPLGLIVTLLRLYAPGPVRGLATLYVSFIRGTPLLVQIFVIYYGLPSFGITLSPVVGGVLALTLNAAAYLSETIRAAILSIPRGQHEAAYSLGLSRAETMRLIILPQAARVALPSLGNSLIGLVKDTSLVSVITVVELLRSAQLVIARTFEPFGPYLAAALIYWAMSSALEVVQRRLERRFARGD; the protein is encoded by the coding sequence ATGGATAGCGAACAATTTCAACTGATCCTTCAAAGTGCGTGGGCGTCGGTGCCCGCGCTGCTCGTCGGGGCGCGGCTGACCATCGGGTTTGCGCTGGCGGCGATGGTGCTGGGCCTGCCGCTGGGGCTGATCGTGACGCTGCTGCGGCTGTACGCGCCGGGGCCGGTGCGCGGGCTGGCGACGCTGTACGTCTCGTTTATTCGGGGAACGCCGTTGCTGGTGCAGATCTTCGTGATCTACTACGGCCTGCCCAGTTTTGGCATCACCCTCAGCCCGGTGGTGGGCGGGGTGCTGGCCCTGACCCTCAACGCCGCCGCCTACCTCTCGGAGACCATCCGCGCCGCCATCCTGAGCATTCCCAGAGGGCAGCACGAGGCCGCCTACAGCCTGGGCCTGAGCCGCGCGGAAACCATGCGGCTGATCATCCTGCCGCAGGCGGCCAGGGTGGCCCTGCCCAGCCTGGGCAACAGCCTGATCGGGCTGGTCAAGGACACCTCGCTGGTCTCGGTGATTACCGTGGTGGAACTGCTGCGCAGCGCGCAACTGGTGATTGCCCGCACCTTCGAGCCGTTCGGCCCGTATCTGGCCGCCGCGCTGATCTACTGGGCCATGAGCAGCGCGCTAGAAGTGGTGCAACGGCGGCTCGAACGGCGGTTTGCCCGGGGAGACTAG
- the solA gene encoding N-methyl-L-tryptophan oxidase, which produces MRQHVQVLIIGAGAAGSAAAYALARRGLNVRLLEQFQIGHTRGSSFGPSRIFRLAYEEPDYAGLARAALESWRSLEREAEQQLYWRTGGLDLGPAGTPSLEAVHTSLTAIDAAPERLSRRELARRYPQWRVPADWEAVYSPEAGIVSPDVTLRVLTDLARHHGAQVLEGVAALEIEPGRQPAVLTGAGTLTCDHLIVAAGAWMPRLVPQLRTSLSVTLAASSFYRPDDLAAFQPERFPVFITHDEFQAYGFPVFGLPGVKLGVDVVRPITSGDDRSFEVPAQVGEASDTFMRRFLPGALTVMERSTCLITRAPGGDFILAAHPDCPQITLASPCSGHGFKFTPLLGELLAAHALGEGHPWQLPRFGLPAQAVDTAQGGPAAAGA; this is translated from the coding sequence ATGAGGCAGCATGTCCAGGTTCTGATTATCGGGGCGGGCGCGGCGGGGAGCGCGGCGGCGTACGCGCTGGCCCGGCGCGGTCTGAACGTCCGGCTGCTGGAGCAGTTCCAGATCGGGCACACGCGCGGCTCCAGCTTCGGGCCGTCGCGCATTTTCCGGCTGGCGTATGAGGAACCGGACTACGCCGGACTGGCACGGGCGGCGCTGGAGTCCTGGCGGTCGTTGGAACGCGAGGCGGAACAGCAGCTGTACTGGCGCACCGGGGGACTGGATCTCGGTCCCGCCGGAACGCCCAGTCTGGAAGCCGTTCACACCTCGCTGACCGCCATCGACGCGGCCCCCGAACGCCTGAGCCGCCGCGAACTGGCCCGGCGCTACCCGCAGTGGCGGGTGCCTGCCGACTGGGAGGCGGTGTATTCGCCGGAAGCGGGCATCGTCAGCCCGGATGTGACGTTGAGGGTGCTGACCGATCTGGCCCGCCACCACGGCGCGCAGGTTTTGGAAGGTGTAGCGGCGCTGGAAATCGAGCCGGGGCGGCAACCCGCCGTCCTGACGGGCGCGGGCACCCTGACCTGTGACCACCTGATCGTGGCGGCGGGCGCGTGGATGCCGCGTCTGGTGCCGCAGCTCCGGACCTCACTCAGCGTGACGCTGGCGGCCTCCAGCTTTTACCGCCCGGATGATCTGGCTGCCTTCCAGCCCGAACGTTTTCCGGTGTTCATCACCCACGATGAATTCCAGGCGTACGGTTTTCCAGTGTTCGGCCTCCCCGGCGTGAAACTGGGCGTGGATGTGGTGCGTCCCATCACCAGTGGTGATGACCGCTCGTTTGAGGTGCCAGCGCAGGTGGGCGAGGCCTCCGATACCTTTATGCGGCGCTTTCTGCCGGGAGCCCTCACCGTGATGGAACGCAGCACCTGTCTGATTACCCGCGCGCCCGGCGGCGACTTCATCCTTGCCGCGCACCCGGACTGCCCGCAGATCACGCTGGCCTCGCCGTGTTCGGGCCACGGGTTCAAGTTCACACCGTTGCTGGGCGAGTTGCTGGCGGCGCACGCGCTGGGCGAGGGGCACCCCTGGCAGTTGCCCCGCTTCGGCCTGCCCGCACAGGCTGTCGATACAGCGCAGGGCGGACCGGCCGCTGCGGGGGCGTAG
- a CDS encoding DNA topoisomerase IB: MPGRTEILQEEYLRREGNDPKKFNYFWPDGTLYEDEEGIARIASLAVPPAYSDVYVSPDADAELQAFGRDAAGRLQYRYHPDFVQAGALKKWQRLTRFATALPTLREVTTADLRLSGLPPRKVMALMTRLLHVAHFRVGSDAYARQHKTYGLSTLRQRHVKVEGTLVTFNFRGKHGITQNKATRNPTLANNIGKLLELPGPWLFQTVTEEGRRRVHAPELNAYLKEVIGPFTAKDFRTWGGTLLAAEYLAEAGVADSERAARRVLVDCVKHVAEDLGNTPAVTRGSYICPVIFDRYLEGKVLDDYEPRAGRLPAELEGLSRSEAALKRLLESEKALKKGRGKRAA; encoded by the coding sequence ATGCCGGGACGCACCGAGATCTTGCAGGAGGAGTACCTGCGCCGCGAGGGGAACGATCCCAAAAAGTTCAACTACTTCTGGCCGGACGGCACGCTCTACGAGGATGAGGAGGGCATCGCCCGCATCGCCAGCCTGGCCGTGCCGCCCGCGTACAGCGACGTGTACGTCTCGCCCGACGCCGACGCCGAGTTGCAGGCGTTTGGCCGCGACGCCGCCGGACGCCTCCAGTACCGTTACCACCCCGATTTCGTGCAGGCCGGGGCGCTGAAGAAGTGGCAGAGGCTGACGCGCTTTGCCACGGCACTCCCGACGTTGCGTGAGGTCACCACCGCCGACCTGCGCCTGTCTGGGCTGCCGCCGCGTAAGGTGATGGCCCTCATGACCCGGCTGCTGCACGTCGCGCATTTCCGGGTGGGCAGCGACGCCTACGCCCGGCAGCACAAGACCTACGGCCTCAGCACCCTGCGCCAGCGCCATGTGAAGGTGGAGGGCACCCTCGTGACCTTCAATTTCCGGGGCAAGCACGGCATCACGCAGAACAAGGCGACGCGCAACCCGACGCTGGCAAACAACATCGGCAAGTTGCTGGAGTTGCCCGGCCCGTGGCTGTTCCAGACGGTGACGGAGGAGGGCCGCCGCCGCGTTCACGCCCCCGAGCTGAACGCCTACCTCAAGGAGGTGATTGGCCCCTTCACCGCCAAGGATTTCCGCACCTGGGGCGGCACGCTGCTGGCCGCCGAATATCTGGCCGAGGCGGGCGTGGCGGACAGCGAACGCGCGGCCCGCCGGGTGCTGGTGGACTGCGTTAAGCACGTCGCCGAGGATCTGGGCAACACCCCCGCCGTCACGCGCGGCAGCTACATCTGCCCGGTGATCTTTGACCGCTACCTGGAGGGCAAGGTGCTGGACGACTACGAACCCCGCGCCGGACGCCTCCCTGCCGAGCTGGAGGGCCTGAGCCGCAGCGAGGCGGCCCTCAAGCGGCTGCTGGAAAGCGAAAAGGCCCTGAAGAAGGGCAGGGGCAAACGGGCGGCGTGA
- a CDS encoding menaquinone biosynthesis decarboxylase — protein MAFPDIQSFMRLLEDRGELLRVSAPVSVDLEITEIADRLVKSGGPAVLFENVRGSEFPVVIGLMGTRERTALALGVTDLDDLAKKVRALIDLKGRGGTLGMLGNVTKLGDAMNLPPKRVKTGPVQDIVWRGDEVDLSRIPILKCWPLDGGPFVTLPLVISRDPETGERNMGMYRMQVMGKNTTGMHWQRHKTGTKHLEKAKRLGQRLEVAVAIGGDPALIYAATAPLPPIPGLDEFALAGYLRGQRYPVTRGITVDLDVPANAEFILEGYVDPAEDWVMEGPFGDHTGFYTLPDLYPLFHVTAVTMRRQPVYPATIVGRPPMEDAYLIEASERLFLPAAQLIIPEITDYHMPPAGVAHNLVFVGINKGYPGQAYKVANGLFGLGQMMFAKVIVVLDDDVPVNHFEAVWRAVAEKAVPGRDTLTTRGPIDVLDHSSRGWGYGSKLIIDATTKRPEEIGGAESSREVQAGDLAHETVFSPAAAAELPDFDGVVAQRQNDDGYWLVALKKTRPGQAQELAKAYAAHPAAAGVRHLLICDEFTDVNDLQDVWWTILNNIDPERDVVQHGDLLTWDGARKLPEEGFVRPWPPKITMDPAVVERVDALWHVYGLPEQWR, from the coding sequence ATGGCTTTTCCCGACATTCAGAGCTTCATGCGCCTGCTGGAAGACCGCGGCGAGCTGCTGCGCGTCTCCGCGCCCGTCAGCGTTGACCTTGAAATCACCGAGATTGCGGACCGCCTGGTCAAATCCGGCGGCCCGGCAGTGCTGTTCGAGAACGTGCGCGGCAGCGAATTTCCCGTGGTCATCGGCCTGATGGGCACGCGTGAGCGCACGGCCCTGGCGCTGGGTGTAACTGATCTGGACGATCTGGCGAAAAAGGTTCGCGCGTTGATTGACCTCAAGGGCAGGGGCGGCACGCTGGGGATGCTCGGCAATGTGACCAAGCTGGGGGACGCCATGAACCTGCCTCCAAAACGGGTCAAGACTGGCCCGGTGCAGGACATCGTGTGGCGCGGCGACGAGGTGGACCTGTCGCGCATCCCGATCCTGAAATGCTGGCCGCTGGACGGCGGGCCGTTCGTGACCCTGCCCCTGGTGATCAGCAGAGACCCAGAAACCGGCGAGCGCAACATGGGCATGTACCGCATGCAGGTGATGGGCAAAAACACCACCGGGATGCACTGGCAGCGCCACAAAACCGGGACGAAACATCTCGAGAAGGCGAAGCGGCTGGGGCAGCGGTTAGAGGTGGCGGTGGCCATCGGCGGCGATCCGGCGCTGATCTACGCGGCCACCGCGCCGCTGCCGCCCATTCCCGGCCTGGACGAGTTCGCGCTGGCGGGCTACCTGCGCGGGCAACGCTACCCGGTCACGCGGGGGATCACCGTCGATCTGGACGTGCCGGCCAACGCTGAATTCATTCTGGAAGGCTACGTGGACCCTGCCGAGGACTGGGTGATGGAGGGGCCGTTCGGGGACCACACCGGTTTCTACACGCTGCCGGACCTGTACCCGCTGTTCCACGTCACCGCCGTCACCATGCGCCGTCAGCCGGTGTACCCCGCGACCATCGTGGGCCGCCCGCCGATGGAGGACGCCTACCTGATCGAAGCCTCCGAGCGGCTGTTTCTGCCCGCCGCGCAACTGATCATTCCCGAGATCACCGACTACCACATGCCGCCGGCCGGCGTGGCGCACAACCTCGTGTTCGTGGGGATCAACAAAGGGTATCCGGGGCAGGCGTACAAGGTGGCGAACGGCTTGTTCGGGCTGGGCCAGATGATGTTCGCCAAGGTGATTGTCGTGCTGGACGACGATGTCCCGGTCAATCATTTTGAGGCGGTGTGGCGTGCGGTGGCCGAGAAGGCCGTGCCGGGCCGCGACACCCTGACCACGCGCGGTCCCATCGACGTGCTGGACCACAGCAGCCGGGGCTGGGGCTACGGCAGCAAGCTGATCATCGACGCCACCACCAAACGCCCCGAGGAAATTGGCGGGGCCGAGTCCAGCCGGGAGGTGCAGGCGGGCGATCTGGCGCACGAGACGGTATTCAGCCCAGCCGCTGCTGCCGAGCTCCCCGACTTCGATGGCGTGGTGGCCCAGCGGCAGAACGACGATGGCTACTGGCTCGTCGCCTTGAAAAAGACCCGCCCCGGTCAGGCACAGGAGCTGGCGAAGGCATACGCGGCCCACCCCGCCGCCGCCGGCGTCCGTCACCTGCTGATTTGCGACGAATTCACCGACGTGAACGACCTTCAAGACGTGTGGTGGACCATCCTCAACAACATTGACCCGGAGCGGGACGTGGTTCAGCACGGCGACCTCCTGACCTGGGACGGCGCACGCAAACTGCCGGAAGAAGGCTTCGTGCGCCCCTGGCCCCCCAAGATCACGATGGACCCGGCGGTGGTGGAGCGGGTGGACGCCCTATGGCACGTGTACGGGTTGCCAGAGCAGTGGCGCTGA
- a CDS encoding transporter substrate-binding domain-containing protein, with translation MKHLFLMSALVLASGSLAATSPSIKTPQTLTQGVLKIGMEGTYAPFTYRDAKGNLTGFDVDIAKAVAAKLGLKPEFALTEWSGLLAGLQAGKYDVIVNQVGITPERQKSIGFSTPYAYSSPQIIVKKAGSFAPKTLADLKGKRVGVGLGSNFEKQLRDAGGITVVTYPGAPEYMADLAAGRLDAAYNDRLLVGYLIKSQNLPVRGAGVIGQPESVGIAMKKTNTGLKAAVDKALAQIKADGTYAKISQQWFGQDVSKP, from the coding sequence ATGAAGCACCTGTTTTTAATGTCCGCCCTCGTTCTCGCCTCTGGCAGCCTTGCCGCCACTTCCCCCAGCATCAAGACGCCCCAGACCCTAACCCAGGGCGTGCTGAAAATCGGGATGGAAGGCACCTACGCGCCGTTCACCTACCGCGACGCCAAGGGCAACCTGACCGGCTTCGACGTGGACATCGCCAAGGCGGTGGCCGCCAAGCTGGGCCTCAAGCCCGAGTTCGCGCTGACCGAGTGGAGCGGCCTGCTGGCCGGCCTCCAGGCGGGCAAGTACGACGTGATCGTCAACCAGGTGGGCATTACGCCCGAGCGCCAGAAGAGCATCGGCTTCAGCACGCCCTACGCGTATTCCTCGCCGCAGATCATCGTGAAGAAGGCGGGCAGCTTCGCGCCCAAGACGCTGGCGGACCTCAAGGGCAAGCGCGTGGGCGTGGGCCTGGGCAGCAACTTTGAGAAGCAGCTGCGCGACGCGGGCGGCATCACCGTGGTCACCTACCCCGGCGCACCCGAGTACATGGCAGACCTGGCCGCCGGACGGCTGGACGCCGCCTACAATGACCGCCTGCTGGTGGGTTACCTGATCAAGTCCCAGAACCTGCCGGTGCGCGGCGCAGGCGTGATCGGCCAGCCGGAATCGGTGGGCATTGCGATGAAGAAGACCAACACGGGCCTGAAGGCGGCAGTGGACAAGGCGCTGGCGCAGATCAAGGCCGACGGCACCTACGCCAAGATCAGCCAGCAGTGGTTCGGGCAGGACGTCAGCAAGCCCTGA
- a CDS encoding transporter substrate-binding domain-containing protein, with protein MRALRPTLVLGTALLLAAATSSHAQPAPTLTKGVLKIAVEGTYAPFTFKDDKGNLTGFDVDVARALAARLGLKPEFVLTEWSGILAGLQAGKYDVIINQVGITAERQKSIGFSDAYVYSRPQIAVHSTKGQDYKTLADLKGKRVGVGLGTVFEKDLRDAGGITVVTYPGTPEYLADLASGRLDAIYNDRLLIGYLAKSQGLPIKGVGDAGSVDSMGIAMKKTNTGLKTAIDAALKAMKADGTMAKIGQQWFGQDVSKP; from the coding sequence ATGCGCGCACTCCGTCCCACGCTGGTTCTTGGCACCGCCCTGCTGCTCGCCGCCGCCACGTCCTCGCACGCGCAGCCCGCGCCCACGCTGACCAAGGGCGTGCTGAAAATTGCCGTGGAAGGCACCTACGCGCCGTTCACCTTCAAGGACGACAAGGGCAATCTGACCGGCTTCGATGTGGACGTGGCGCGTGCCCTGGCCGCCAGGCTGGGCCTCAAGCCCGAGTTCGTGCTGACCGAGTGGAGCGGCATCCTGGCGGGGTTGCAGGCGGGCAAATACGACGTGATCATCAATCAGGTGGGCATCACCGCGGAGCGCCAGAAGAGCATCGGGTTCAGTGACGCCTACGTCTACAGCCGCCCGCAGATTGCCGTCCACAGCACCAAGGGGCAGGACTACAAGACGCTGGCGGACCTCAAGGGCAAGCGGGTAGGCGTGGGGCTGGGCACCGTGTTCGAGAAGGACCTGCGCGACGCGGGCGGCATCACGGTGGTCACCTACCCCGGCACCCCGGAATACCTGGCGGACCTCGCCAGTGGCCGGCTGGACGCCATCTACAATGACCGCCTGCTGATCGGCTATCTCGCCAAATCGCAGGGCCTGCCCATCAAGGGCGTGGGCGACGCCGGTTCGGTGGACAGCATGGGCATTGCGATGAAAAAAACCAACACCGGGCTCAAGACGGCCATCGACGCGGCCCTCAAGGCCATGAAAGCCGACGGCACTATGGCTAAAATCGGTCAGCAGTGGTTCGGCCAGGATGTCAGCAAGCCCTGA